In a single window of the Niabella ginsenosidivorans genome:
- a CDS encoding ATP-binding protein, with translation MRIKTKLILGLGALFILIAFLAILSSVYVNRLSSDTKNILVSNYNSVAYSREMLLALDEDVRLPQARAKFESNLKMQQKNITEPTERLATDHLQQDFNSITAGNTTTAMLTKIRKDLADIMLVNMEAIQRKSKIATETAEKAIVWIAVAGTLCFIISFTLLLNLPASIAGPIDELTKSIQSIAAENYSKRVTFNRPDEFGDMANAFNTMAQKLEQYNNSNLARLMTEKQRVETLIENIHEPVIGLDENKKVLFMNEEAYKITNTRPEEVIGKQVQDLAIKNDLIRMLIRDFFEPSGTNEPLKIYADNKESYFDKAIIPINAVPVGDKKPQHLGDVIFLKNITPFKELDYAKTNFIATVSHELKTPISSIKMSSQLLENPGVGTLNNEQKELVESIQDDAERLLKITSELLNVTQLESGKLQLQPVLSRPDELMRKAIQMNETAATAKNIRIQTKIPEQLPLLHVDADKTTWIFSNLISNALRYSHDNSIIAVSITTYGQRVVFSVKDFGQGIAPFYLDKIFDRYFRIPGSKKEGTGLGLSISKELIEAQGGTISVNSEFGVGTEFTVVLPVSGNT, from the coding sequence ATGCGCATTAAAACAAAATTGATACTGGGTTTGGGAGCCCTCTTTATACTGATCGCATTTCTGGCTATTTTATCCAGCGTGTATGTAAACAGACTTTCATCGGACACCAAGAACATACTGGTTTCCAACTATAACTCTGTTGCTTACTCCCGCGAAATGTTGCTGGCCCTGGATGAAGACGTACGTCTGCCCCAGGCACGTGCCAAATTTGAGAGCAACCTCAAAATGCAGCAAAAAAACATTACAGAGCCCACTGAGCGGCTGGCCACAGATCACCTGCAGCAGGATTTTAACTCTATTACAGCCGGTAATACAACAACGGCCATGTTGACAAAGATCAGAAAGGACCTGGCCGATATTATGCTGGTGAACATGGAGGCCATTCAGCGGAAAAGCAAAATTGCCACAGAAACTGCGGAAAAGGCCATTGTATGGATCGCAGTAGCAGGCACATTATGCTTCATTATATCCTTTACGTTACTGCTGAACCTGCCGGCTTCAATTGCAGGTCCGATAGATGAGCTTACAAAAAGCATCCAGAGCATTGCAGCCGAAAATTACTCCAAACGGGTAACCTTTAACCGGCCGGATGAATTTGGCGATATGGCCAATGCCTTTAACACAATGGCACAAAAACTGGAACAATACAATAACAGCAATCTTGCAAGGTTAATGACGGAAAAACAGCGGGTAGAAACACTGATTGAGAATATTCATGAGCCTGTGATTGGCCTGGACGAAAATAAAAAGGTGCTTTTCATGAACGAAGAGGCCTACAAGATTACCAATACCCGGCCGGAAGAGGTGATTGGCAAACAGGTGCAGGATCTTGCAATCAAAAACGATCTCATCCGCATGCTCATCAGGGACTTCTTTGAGCCTTCTGGTACAAATGAACCTTTAAAGATATATGCAGATAACAAAGAAAGCTATTTTGACAAAGCGATCATCCCGATCAATGCCGTTCCTGTTGGAGACAAAAAGCCACAGCACCTGGGCGATGTTATTTTCCTGAAAAACATCACCCCGTTTAAAGAACTGGATTATGCAAAAACTAACTTCATAGCAACTGTTTCCCATGAATTAAAAACGCCGATATCCTCCATTAAAATGAGCTCTCAGCTACTGGAGAACCCGGGGGTCGGAACACTGAATAATGAGCAAAAAGAGCTGGTGGAAAGCATACAGGATGATGCAGAGCGCCTGCTAAAGATAACAAGTGAGTTATTGAACGTAACGCAACTGGAAAGTGGCAAGCTGCAATTGCAACCGGTATTGAGCCGCCCGGATGAGCTGATGCGGAAGGCTATCCAGATGAATGAAACCGCGGCTACAGCTAAAAATATCCGGATCCAGACAAAGATACCGGAGCAGCTACCCCTGCTGCATGTAGATGCCGATAAAACAACCTGGATCTTCAGCAATCTTATTTCCAATGCCCTCAGGTATAGCCACGATAACAGTATTATTGCCGTTTCAATTACCACGTACGGACAGCGGGTGGTATTTTCTGTAAAGGATTTCGGACAGGGCATTGCCCCTTTTTATCTGGATAAGATATTTGACAGGTACTTTCGCATACCCGGTTCCAAAAAAGAAGGTACCGGACTGGGCCTTTCCATCAGCAAAGAGCTGATCGAAGCACAGGGCGGTACCATCAGCGTTAACAGTGAATTTGGAGTAGGCACAGAATTTACGGTAGTGTTGCCGGTATCCGGCAATACATAG
- a CDS encoding histidine kinase, which translates to MDSAEDFLQLIRKSKRGRFKLYIGMSAGVGKTYRMLQEAHTLLRNGIDVRIGYIETHNREETKALVKGIPEVPRRRLFYKGKELEEMDTDAIINLRPEIVLVDELAHTNIEGSRNAKRWQDVRDLLDAGINVISAVNIQHIESLHEDVLAITGVNVTERIPDSLIKEADDVVNIDLPSDELITRLKEGKIYKADKIQSAISNFFRHENILQLRELALKEVASAVERKVETEIVKLPVQQERFLACISSNEATAKTVIRKTARLANYYHSKWYVLYVETSAESADKIQLNKQRYLINNFQLATELGAEIIKIKEDRISAAIVEQAEERKITTICIGKPHLSLFQIIGATNVFNNLLKKLSNSHIDLVILS; encoded by the coding sequence ATGGACTCAGCAGAAGATTTTTTACAGCTCATCCGGAAAAGCAAACGGGGCCGGTTCAAGCTCTATATAGGCATGAGCGCCGGCGTGGGAAAAACATACCGGATGTTGCAGGAGGCGCATACGCTTTTGAGAAACGGCATTGATGTACGCATCGGGTATATTGAAACCCATAACAGGGAAGAAACAAAAGCGCTGGTAAAGGGGATCCCCGAAGTTCCCCGGCGGCGGCTGTTTTATAAAGGAAAGGAGCTGGAAGAAATGGACACTGACGCCATCATAAACCTGCGGCCCGAAATTGTGCTGGTAGATGAGCTGGCCCATACCAATATTGAGGGCAGCCGCAATGCAAAGCGCTGGCAGGATGTACGCGATCTCCTTGATGCCGGTATTAACGTAATATCAGCGGTAAACATCCAGCATATTGAAAGTCTGCACGAGGACGTTCTTGCAATAACCGGTGTAAATGTAACAGAGCGCATCCCGGACAGCCTTATTAAGGAAGCCGATGATGTGGTAAATATTGATCTGCCATCTGACGAGCTGATCACCCGTTTAAAAGAAGGGAAAATTTATAAGGCCGATAAGATCCAATCGGCAATCAGCAATTTCTTCAGGCATGAGAACATCCTTCAGCTAAGGGAACTGGCGTTAAAGGAAGTTGCCTCTGCCGTAGAGCGCAAGGTTGAAACCGAGATCGTAAAGTTGCCTGTTCAGCAGGAACGGTTCCTTGCCTGCATCAGCAGCAACGAGGCTACGGCAAAGACCGTCATCCGTAAAACCGCGCGCCTGGCCAACTATTATCACAGCAAATGGTATGTGCTGTATGTAGAAACATCTGCAGAAAGCGCCGATAAGATCCAGTTAAACAAGCAGCGGTATCTTATCAATAATTTCCAGCTGGCAACAGAGCTGGGCGCGGAAATCATCAAAATAAAGGAGGATCGGATATCTGCCGCCATTGTGGAGCAGGCAGAAGAGCGGAAAATAACCACCATCTGCATCGGCAAACCCCATTTAAGCCTGTTCCAGATCATTGGCGCCACCAATGTGTTTAATAATCTTTTAAAAAAATTGAGCAATAGTCATATTGATCTGGTCATACTTAGTTAA
- a CDS encoding porin: protein MRYIFLTVALLSTRALWAQNDSTAQHSLSISGYADVYYAYDFNKPANHIIAPFLYNYNRHNTFNVNLAMIKASYNRERVRGNIALMAGTYTNDNMTNEKGALKNIYEADAGVKIVKNKNLWIDAGILPSHIGWESAIGKDGPTLTRSIAAENSPYFETGARLSYTTDNGKWYIAALALNGWQRIERPDGNNSIAFGHQVIFKPNASITINSSSFIGNDKPDSIRQMRYFHDLYGQLQLSKHFALTLGLDAGAEQQFKNSDRYNTWYSAVAIAAYTLNNWNIALRGEYYQDPRGVIIPVATANGFKTWGYSLNVDRRITGNFLWRVEARAFNSKDKLFLQNNQPTYNKFLITSSLAFSF, encoded by the coding sequence ATGCGATACATTTTTCTGACAGTAGCATTACTGTCAACAAGAGCTCTATGGGCACAAAATGACAGCACTGCACAACACTCCCTGTCAATCAGCGGTTATGCAGATGTATATTATGCCTACGATTTTAACAAACCAGCCAATCATATTATTGCGCCGTTCCTGTACAATTACAACCGCCATAATACATTTAATGTAAACCTGGCAATGATCAAAGCAAGTTATAACAGGGAGCGGGTGCGGGGAAACATCGCCCTGATGGCCGGAACATATACAAACGATAATATGACCAATGAAAAAGGCGCGCTTAAAAATATTTATGAAGCGGATGCAGGTGTAAAGATTGTAAAAAATAAAAATCTGTGGATAGATGCGGGTATCCTACCCTCTCATATTGGATGGGAAAGCGCCATAGGAAAAGATGGTCCGACCCTAACCCGCAGTATTGCCGCGGAAAACTCTCCTTATTTTGAAACCGGTGCACGTTTATCCTATACTACTGATAATGGTAAATGGTACATAGCAGCCTTAGCTTTAAACGGGTGGCAGCGCATTGAACGTCCTGATGGGAACAATTCCATTGCCTTTGGTCATCAGGTCATTTTTAAACCCAATGCCAGTATAACAATCAACAGCAGCTCCTTTATTGGCAATGACAAGCCGGACAGCATTCGCCAGATGCGTTATTTCCACGATTTGTACGGGCAACTGCAGCTTTCAAAGCATTTCGCATTAACTTTGGGATTGGATGCAGGAGCTGAACAGCAGTTTAAAAACAGTGACCGTTATAACACCTGGTACAGTGCCGTTGCTATAGCTGCCTATACGCTTAACAACTGGAACATAGCCTTGCGTGGCGAGTATTACCAGGATCCCCGGGGCGTTATCATCCCTGTAGCAACAGCCAACGGGTTTAAAACCTGGGGATATTCCCTGAATGTGGACAGAAGAATTACCGGCAATTTTCTCTGGCGGGTAGAAGCAAGGGCCTTTAACAGTAAAGACAAGCTATTTTTGCAAAACAATCAACCAACATATAATAAATTTCTTATAACCAGTTCACTTGCGTTTTCTTTTTAA
- a CDS encoding K(+)-transporting ATPase subunit C, giving the protein MKKYIFPSLMLTLIFIILCAVLYPLLIAGVGRLTPGGGDGEKLSVNGKVVGYANIGQKFTADNYFWSRPSAVNYNAAGSAGSNKGPSNPHYLKEVQAKTDTFLAHNPGVEKTAIPAELVTSSGSGLDPDLSPAAAFIQVPRVARARNLPESRVQMLVQAHIQKPLLGLFGPAKVNVLKLNIALDNIK; this is encoded by the coding sequence ATGAAAAAATATATTTTTCCCTCTTTAATGTTAACCCTGATCTTTATTATACTATGTGCTGTTTTGTATCCATTGCTGATTGCAGGAGTCGGCAGGTTAACACCAGGCGGTGGCGATGGTGAAAAATTAAGTGTGAACGGAAAAGTAGTTGGGTACGCCAATATTGGACAGAAATTCACAGCTGACAACTATTTCTGGAGCCGCCCCTCCGCAGTCAATTATAATGCTGCCGGCAGCGCCGGTAGTAACAAAGGGCCTTCTAACCCGCATTACCTCAAAGAGGTTCAGGCAAAAACAGATACGTTCCTGGCGCATAACCCGGGAGTTGAGAAAACGGCTATACCTGCAGAACTGGTAACCAGTTCGGGCAGTGGTTTAGATCCCGATCTGTCGCCGGCAGCTGCTTTCATACAAGTGCCTCGTGTAGCAAGGGCACGCAACCTGCCGGAAAGCCGGGTTCAAATGCTGGTACAGGCCCATATTCAAAAACCTCTTTTGGGATTATTCGGGCCGGCTAAAGTCAATGTTCTAAAATTAAATATTGCACTGGATAACATAAAGTAA
- the kdpB gene encoding potassium-transporting ATPase subunit KdpB has translation MKQESQNKLLNASLIKEAIKQSFIKLKPGVMMKNPVMFTVYIGTIIMLGVCCWIMAGEQSQGSLAYNITIFVILFITVLFANFAEAIAEARGRAQANSLRKTREDTPAKKVFLVGEMYVNEVKTVPSSQLQKGDLFICETGDIIPIDGEIIEGLATIDESAITGESAPVIREAGGDKSSVTGGTKVLSDHIKVKVTTDPGESFLDKMIALVEGASRQKTPNEIALTILLACFTLIFLIVCVTLKPFADYANTPITIAAFVSLYVCLIPTTIGGLLSAIGIAGMDRALKANVITKSGKAVETAGDLDTLLLDKTGTITIGNRKATHFFPANDVEEKHFIRCAVLSSLADETPEGKSIVELAAIDTATLKIERPQFVPFTAETRSSGINYDTVRIRKGAVDAIKKMSDKAGYDFPEEIAEKVKEISNNGGTPLVVAENDRVIGVIELQDIIKPGIRERFQRLRRMGVKTVMVTGDNPLTAKYIADKAGVDDFIAEARPEDKMDYIKKEQEGGKLVAMMGDGTNDAPALAHADVGVAMNSGTQAAKEAGNMVDLDNDPTKLIEIVEIGKQLLMTRGTLTTFSIANDVAKYFAIVPALFIASMPTLQALNIMHLTSPQSAILSAVIFNAIIIPILIPLALKGVAYKPIGASALLRRNLLIYGLGGVIVPFIGIKLIDMVLALFM, from the coding sequence ATGAAACAAGAATCACAAAATAAATTATTAAACGCTTCTTTAATTAAGGAAGCCATAAAGCAATCTTTTATAAAACTAAAGCCGGGCGTTATGATGAAAAACCCGGTCATGTTCACCGTTTACATTGGTACTATTATTATGCTGGGCGTATGTTGCTGGATCATGGCCGGGGAGCAATCGCAGGGCAGCTTGGCGTATAATATTACCATTTTTGTTATTTTATTTATAACAGTATTATTTGCCAACTTTGCCGAAGCTATAGCAGAAGCAAGGGGCAGAGCCCAGGCAAATAGCTTGCGGAAAACAAGAGAAGATACCCCGGCAAAAAAAGTTTTCCTTGTAGGAGAAATGTATGTAAACGAGGTAAAAACCGTTCCCTCTTCACAACTTCAGAAAGGTGATCTTTTTATATGTGAAACGGGAGACATTATTCCTATTGACGGGGAGATCATTGAAGGGCTCGCCACTATTGATGAAAGTGCGATCACGGGCGAATCAGCCCCGGTAATCCGTGAAGCAGGCGGTGACAAAAGTTCCGTAACAGGCGGCACCAAGGTGTTGAGCGATCATATAAAAGTTAAGGTAACCACCGATCCCGGAGAAAGCTTTTTGGATAAAATGATTGCATTGGTAGAAGGTGCCAGCCGTCAAAAAACGCCTAATGAAATTGCGCTTACAATTTTGCTGGCCTGTTTTACATTAATTTTTCTCATCGTTTGCGTTACGCTGAAGCCCTTCGCCGATTATGCCAATACGCCCATTACTATTGCAGCATTTGTTTCACTATACGTGTGTCTTATACCTACTACAATTGGAGGTTTGTTAAGCGCTATAGGTATTGCAGGAATGGATAGGGCGTTAAAGGCCAACGTAATTACTAAAAGCGGTAAAGCCGTTGAAACAGCAGGTGATCTTGATACCTTACTACTTGATAAAACAGGTACAATTACCATTGGTAACCGAAAGGCGACCCATTTTTTCCCCGCTAATGATGTGGAAGAAAAGCATTTTATAAGATGCGCGGTACTCAGCTCTTTAGCCGATGAAACACCGGAAGGCAAATCGATTGTGGAACTTGCGGCAATTGATACCGCTACTTTAAAAATTGAAAGACCGCAATTTGTTCCTTTTACAGCTGAAACAAGAAGCTCGGGCATCAATTATGACACTGTACGCATCCGCAAAGGTGCAGTGGATGCTATAAAAAAAATGAGCGATAAAGCAGGTTATGATTTCCCTGAAGAAATAGCTGAGAAAGTAAAAGAAATTTCAAATAACGGAGGCACACCGCTGGTAGTTGCAGAAAACGACAGAGTAATTGGCGTAATTGAATTGCAGGATATTATTAAACCCGGCATCCGGGAACGCTTTCAGCGTTTACGCAGAATGGGTGTAAAAACAGTGATGGTTACGGGCGATAATCCCTTAACTGCCAAATATATTGCCGATAAAGCAGGTGTAGATGACTTTATAGCAGAGGCCAGGCCTGAAGACAAAATGGATTATATTAAAAAAGAGCAGGAAGGTGGTAAACTGGTAGCGATGATGGGCGATGGCACCAATGATGCCCCTGCGCTGGCCCATGCAGATGTGGGCGTTGCAATGAATAGTGGTACACAAGCCGCAAAAGAAGCCGGTAATATGGTTGATTTAGATAATGACCCTACCAAGCTTATTGAAATTGTAGAAATCGGTAAGCAGTTATTAATGACAAGAGGCACACTGACTACTTTTTCTATTGCCAATGACGTAGCTAAATATTTTGCAATTGTGCCGGCTTTATTCATCGCTTCCATGCCTACTTTACAGGCTTTAAATATCATGCATCTTACCAGTCCGCAGAGTGCCATCCTTTCTGCGGTTATCTTTAACGCTATTATTATACCGATCCTCATCCCGCTCGCTTTAAAAGGAGTGGCCTACAAGCCGATCGGGGCAAGTGCGTTGCTGCGCAGGAATCTGCTGATCTATGGATTAGGTGGTGTTATAGTGCCCTTTATCGGGATAAAATTAATTGATATGGTGCTCGCACTTTTTATGTAG
- the kdpA gene encoding potassium-transporting ATPase subunit KdpA, with amino-acid sequence MNTELSGVIACFLITVLLAYPFGKYIAKVFNGEKTLTDFMNPLERFIFRISRVNAAQGMNWQEFLKAMLSINLLWLVYAFFMFRYQSHLPLNPDGNPDMTPDLSFNTAISFLVNCNLQDYSGETGVTYLTQLFVITFLQFVSAATGIACLIAVFKGLKEKTTNDLGNFWVIFTKTITRILLPVCILIAVLLAFNGTPASYAGKDTITTLQGDTTQVSRGPAAGMIAIKHLGTNGGGWFGANSAHPLENPNYFTNMLEIIAQVLIPMAMIFALGFYLKRKKLAYVIFGVMTVGMLCLLVPTISTEIHGNPEIARMGILQPTGAMEGKEVRFGPAASGYWSILTTVISTGSVNSMHDSSMALSGLMQLLGMLVNAFYGGCGVGLLNYYIYIIIAVFISGLMVGRTPEFMGHKVEAREVKIAALVTLLSAFIIKGGTALAAYYFVHHPDIGWAVKPANWLNNPGYHGFSEMLYQFTSANANNGSGFEGLADNNAFWNITAGIAMILGRYLPIIGPVAIAGLLANKKYIPESAGTLKADSATFGIMTFAVILIITALSYFPPLVVGPIAEYLKLLQ; translated from the coding sequence ATGAATACTGAATTATCAGGTGTTATTGCCTGTTTTCTTATAACCGTATTATTAGCATATCCATTTGGAAAGTATATAGCTAAAGTATTTAACGGGGAAAAAACACTTACTGATTTTATGAACCCGCTGGAGCGTTTTATTTTTCGCATCAGCAGGGTGAACGCCGCACAGGGGATGAATTGGCAAGAATTCCTAAAGGCTATGCTGAGCATTAATCTGTTATGGCTGGTTTACGCTTTTTTTATGTTTCGTTACCAGTCTCACCTGCCTCTAAATCCGGATGGGAACCCTGATATGACGCCCGACCTGAGTTTTAATACGGCTATCAGCTTTTTAGTAAATTGTAATTTGCAAGACTATTCAGGCGAAACAGGCGTAACCTATTTAACGCAGTTATTTGTGATTACCTTCTTACAATTTGTAAGCGCTGCCACAGGAATAGCCTGCCTGATTGCTGTTTTTAAAGGCCTGAAAGAAAAAACCACCAACGATCTTGGCAATTTCTGGGTAATTTTTACAAAGACCATTACCCGCATCTTATTGCCGGTTTGTATCCTCATTGCAGTATTGCTGGCTTTCAACGGCACCCCTGCCAGTTATGCAGGGAAAGACACCATTACTACCCTGCAGGGTGACACAACACAGGTATCCCGCGGACCCGCTGCCGGTATGATTGCCATCAAACATCTCGGTACAAATGGTGGCGGTTGGTTTGGGGCCAATTCAGCCCACCCTCTGGAAAACCCGAATTATTTCACAAATATGCTGGAGATAATCGCGCAGGTGCTGATACCTATGGCAATGATATTTGCGTTAGGATTTTATTTAAAAAGGAAAAAACTGGCTTATGTCATTTTTGGCGTTATGACGGTTGGCATGCTCTGCTTATTGGTCCCCACCATAAGCACGGAAATTCATGGTAATCCTGAAATAGCCCGTATGGGTATTCTGCAACCTACCGGTGCAATGGAAGGTAAGGAAGTGCGGTTTGGCCCGGCGGCTTCAGGTTACTGGAGCATATTAACGACTGTTATTTCCACAGGTTCTGTCAATTCCATGCATGATAGCTCCATGGCGCTTTCCGGTTTAATGCAACTATTGGGTATGCTGGTCAACGCGTTTTACGGGGGGTGTGGTGTAGGGTTACTGAACTATTATATCTATATCATCATTGCAGTATTTATATCAGGATTGATGGTAGGGCGAACGCCTGAATTTATGGGGCATAAAGTGGAAGCCCGTGAAGTAAAGATAGCTGCCCTGGTTACATTACTCTCTGCCTTTATTATTAAAGGGGGCACAGCATTAGCAGCCTATTATTTTGTTCACCATCCTGATATAGGATGGGCGGTGAAGCCCGCTAACTGGCTTAATAATCCCGGCTATCATGGATTCAGCGAGATGTTGTATCAGTTTACTTCGGCCAATGCTAATAATGGCAGTGGTTTTGAAGGATTGGCTGATAATAATGCTTTCTGGAACATTACAGCAGGCATTGCCATGATACTGGGAAGGTATTTACCCATTATCGGGCCTGTTGCCATTGCCGGGTTACTGGCCAATAAAAAATATATTCCCGAATCAGCAGGCACATTGAAAGCAGACTCTGCAACCTTTGGCATCATGACGTTCGCTGTTATTCTCATCATCACCGCGCTGTCTTATTTCCCCCCTTTAGTGGTTGGGCCGATAGCAGAATATTTAAAGCTTTTACAATAA
- the kdpF gene encoding K(+)-transporting ATPase subunit F, which yields MINALLIVSILVFIYLLYVLLKPEKF from the coding sequence ATGATTAATGCATTATTAATAGTCTCGATCCTGGTATTTATATACCTCTTATATGTGCTGTTGAAGCCAGAAAAATTTTAA
- a CDS encoding GNAT family protein, which produces MKINDILIRVAVPQDQQYARTIVNEMEASAKARGTGIAKRSPELINQEIREGKAVIAATQSGWEDDQLVSHCGLIVSPHWRRRGVATKLKKNLFRLTRKKFPNAKIFGITTGLATMKINASLGLNPVTCAEITLGILFRENCKSCAHYNTLQSTGYKNCLCTALLFDPQHKKQKINLYDNHSIAGGSDLLLPVL; this is translated from the coding sequence TTGAAAATAAATGATATCCTTATCCGTGTAGCTGTTCCCCAGGATCAGCAATATGCCAGGACAATCGTAAACGAAATGGAAGCGTCCGCAAAAGCGAGGGGAACCGGAATTGCTAAACGTTCACCGGAATTGATCAATCAGGAAATCCGGGAAGGGAAAGCCGTAATTGCTGCTACGCAATCAGGCTGGGAAGACGATCAATTGGTATCGCATTGTGGCCTTATTGTATCGCCTCACTGGAGAAGAAGAGGCGTTGCCACGAAACTGAAAAAGAATCTATTCAGGCTAACAAGGAAAAAATTCCCTAATGCCAAAATATTTGGTATCACTACCGGCCTCGCAACAATGAAAATAAACGCCAGCTTAGGACTCAATCCGGTTACCTGTGCTGAAATTACACTGGGCATCTTATTCCGGGAAAATTGTAAAAGCTGCGCTCATTATAATACGCTGCAATCGACAGGGTATAAAAATTGCTTGTGCACGGCCCTGCTATTTGATCCTCAACATAAAAAACAAAAAATAAATCTATATGACAATCATTCTATTGCTGGCGGGTCTGACCTGCTTTTACCTGTTCTTTAA
- a CDS encoding DUF7674 family protein — protein MNQYEIPAMIEDKIPGICPEIKKISAFGDAVQIMNVLAGYSKKMLSLHNLPKVIQCMRLVGTIYGKGNRFVKSAIENVFVFSFSSWQAKCNDREWKVIQTKIPVTLYSVYVQQMSTSGL, from the coding sequence ATGAATCAATATGAAATTCCGGCAATGATTGAAGATAAAATACCTGGTATTTGCCCGGAAATAAAAAAGATCTCCGCTTTTGGGGATGCGGTTCAGATCATGAACGTATTAGCCGGCTATTCTAAAAAAATGCTTTCTCTACATAATTTACCTAAGGTTATACAATGCATGCGTTTAGTAGGCACTATTTATGGTAAAGGGAACCGCTTTGTAAAAAGCGCCATTGAAAATGTTTTTGTATTCTCTTTTTCGAGTTGGCAAGCCAAATGCAATGACAGGGAATGGAAAGTGATTCAGACCAAAATACCCGTAACGCTTTATTCCGTGTATGTTCAGCAAATGTCTACTTCAGGATTATAA
- a CDS encoding sigma-54-dependent transcriptional regulator — translation MKNKVLIIDDEEKLRLLLSRIITLEGFEVLQAGDCRSGLKHLEKTDIDVVLCDVKLPDGNGVDLVKKIKSERPETEIILLTAYGNIADGVQAIKNGAFDYITKGDDNNKIIPLLNRAIEKVALTKRVKHLEKQLGNKYSFDNIIGKSAAIQQAITLARKVAFTDTTVLMTGETGTGKEVFARAVHEGSKRRHKNFVAINCAAFSRDLLEGELFGHRAGSFTGATKDQTGLLEEAHNGTLFLDEIGEMPVDLQAKLLRVLEAGEFIKIGENRPTQINIRLIAATNRDLQEAIKAGSFREDLYYRISIFEIKLPSLRERKEDVPLLARSYLTAFAQKTNRKNASISKEALELLKHHNWPGNIRELKNVIERGVIVMQGDELHVEDLPFEIQQYAAAAGKANINPCSMAAMEKSHIQRILQFTGGNKAEAARLLEIGIATLYRKIEEYQL, via the coding sequence ATGAAAAATAAAGTGCTGATCATTGATGATGAAGAAAAGCTAAGGCTGTTACTTTCCCGTATTATTACCCTGGAAGGATTTGAAGTATTGCAGGCGGGTGATTGCAGATCCGGCTTAAAACACCTCGAGAAAACAGACATTGACGTAGTGCTTTGCGATGTAAAGCTGCCGGATGGCAACGGTGTGGATCTGGTAAAAAAAATAAAATCGGAGCGACCGGAAACAGAGATCATTCTTCTGACCGCATACGGGAATATTGCGGATGGTGTACAGGCTATAAAGAACGGAGCCTTTGATTATATTACAAAGGGAGATGACAACAATAAGATCATTCCGCTGCTGAACCGGGCTATTGAAAAAGTGGCCCTTACAAAAAGGGTAAAGCACCTGGAAAAACAATTGGGTAATAAATATTCCTTTGACAACATTATCGGCAAATCCGCTGCCATACAACAGGCCATTACGCTGGCAAGAAAGGTGGCCTTTACGGATACCACTGTTTTAATGACCGGCGAAACAGGAACAGGAAAGGAAGTATTTGCCCGGGCTGTTCATGAAGGAAGTAAACGGAGGCATAAGAATTTTGTGGCGATCAACTGTGCGGCCTTTAGCCGCGACCTGCTGGAAGGTGAATTATTTGGCCATAGGGCAGGATCCTTTACCGGTGCAACAAAAGACCAGACCGGGCTGCTGGAAGAAGCTCATAACGGAACATTGTTTCTTGATGAGATCGGTGAAATGCCGGTAGACCTGCAGGCAAAATTATTACGGGTGCTGGAAGCCGGTGAATTCATAAAAATTGGCGAAAACAGGCCTACCCAGATCAATATACGGCTGATAGCCGCAACCAACCGCGACCTGCAGGAGGCCATTAAAGCAGGAAGTTTCAGGGAAGATCTTTATTACAGGATTTCGATCTTTGAAATAAAACTTCCTTCTTTAAGGGAACGGAAAGAGGATGTGCCCCTATTGGCCCGGTCCTATTTAACAGCTTTTGCACAAAAGACAAACAGGAAAAACGCATCCATCTCAAAAGAAGCTCTGGAGCTGTTAAAGCACCACAACTGGCCGGGAAACATCCGTGAACTGAAGAATGTAATTGAACGCGGCGTAATAGTAATGCAGGGCGATGAGCTTCACGTTGAAGACCTGCCGTTTGAAATACAGCAATATGCCGCAGCAGCCGGCAAAGCAAACATCAACCCCTGCTCCATGGCAGCTATGGAAAAAAGCCATATACAACGGATATTACAATTTACCGGGGGAAACAAAGCAGAAGCCGCCCGCCTGCTTGAAATAGGAATTGCCACCTTATACAGGAAAATAGAAGAATACCAGCTCTGA